A window from Branchiostoma floridae strain S238N-H82 chromosome 16, Bfl_VNyyK, whole genome shotgun sequence encodes these proteins:
- the LOC118432696 gene encoding SCO-spondin-like: MPAPSIPTAAAFLVAVALGQTLLTQDVNAEPHFCDVTVTVPQEEEITPRENTTAPCSDVVTLMLEGWQLDPESSDPDSSICVYYKPAVTQTIMVEETHQGCCDVS, from the exons ATGCCGGCGCCATCCATCCCGACTGCAGCGGCGTTTCTCGTGGCCGTTGCTTTAGGACAGACCCTGCTGACCCAAGATGTAAACGCCGA ACCCCACTTCTGTGACGTGACAGTGACGGTACCTCAGGAAGAGGAGATCACCCCACGGGAGAACACCACCGCGCCCTGCAGCGACGTCGTGACGCTGATGCTGGAG GGATGGCAACTGGACCCCGAATCGTCCGATCCAGACTCCTCAATCTGCGTCTACTACAA ACCTGCGGTGACACAGACCATCATGGTGGAGGAGACTCACCAGGGATGCTGTGATGTTAGTTGA